A window of Mycolicibacterium fluoranthenivorans contains these coding sequences:
- a CDS encoding HNH endonuclease signature motif containing protein has translation MALIDAALAGVAPTLGVLSQKNTETAIDVWIEKFDPVAVHCARTAARSRCIEFGAQEDPAGTVAVWGRLLATDAAVLRARLTALAATVCEGDPRTVGQRRADAMGLLAVDPNAERLTCLCGEPGCPAAGVDPRSAAVTVYVLTETVPGAATGVVPGNPAPGPEDPQPGPDPEPEPDTPARDPGVHGDGLQGLRGPAAVTGTPGVIPGGGVVPAPLVAELVATGARVTTLADTNDLTAEPRYRPSAKLAAWVRTRDLTCTFPGCHRGAQYCDLDHSVPWPGGATHPGNLAALCRTHHLLKTFAGWSTVQHPDGTHTWTNSAGHTYTTVPLTRILFPDKPIHTPAPPPTPAATGSGVGGRGLAMPRRRRTRAHTHAARINAERRLNQHTLEQNAKPPPF, from the coding sequence TTGGCGTTGATCGACGCCGCGCTGGCCGGGGTTGCCCCGACGTTGGGGGTGCTCTCGCAGAAGAACACCGAGACCGCCATCGATGTGTGGATCGAGAAATTCGATCCGGTCGCGGTGCACTGCGCCCGCACCGCGGCCCGATCCCGGTGCATCGAGTTCGGGGCCCAGGAGGATCCCGCCGGCACCGTCGCGGTGTGGGGGCGGCTGCTGGCCACCGACGCCGCGGTGCTGCGGGCCCGGCTCACCGCCCTCGCCGCCACAGTCTGCGAGGGTGATCCGCGGACGGTCGGGCAGCGCCGCGCCGACGCCATGGGATTACTGGCCGTCGACCCGAACGCCGAGCGGCTGACGTGTCTGTGTGGGGAGCCCGGCTGCCCGGCCGCCGGGGTGGATCCCCGCTCAGCCGCGGTGACGGTCTACGTACTCACCGAGACAGTGCCGGGTGCGGCAACGGGTGTGGTTCCCGGTAATCCCGCGCCGGGGCCCGAGGATCCGCAACCAGGCCCCGATCCTGAGCCTGAACCCGACACCCCGGCGCGTGATCCCGGCGTGCACGGTGACGGCCTGCAGGGCCTGCGCGGCCCGGCCGCGGTGACCGGCACCCCGGGGGTCATCCCCGGTGGCGGTGTCGTGCCCGCCCCGCTGGTCGCTGAACTCGTCGCCACCGGCGCCCGGGTCACCACCCTCGCCGACACCAACGACCTCACCGCTGAGCCGCGGTACCGGCCCTCGGCGAAGCTGGCGGCCTGGGTCCGCACCCGCGACCTGACCTGTACTTTCCCCGGCTGTCACCGTGGCGCCCAGTACTGCGACCTCGACCACAGCGTGCCGTGGCCGGGTGGGGCCACCCACCCCGGAAATCTCGCCGCGCTGTGCCGTACCCATCACCTACTCAAAACCTTCGCCGGCTGGAGCACCGTCCAGCATCCCGACGGGACACACACCTGGACCAACTCCGCCGGGCATACCTACACCACGGTGCCGCTGACCCGGATCCTGTTCCCCGACAAACCCATTCACACCCCGGCGCCACCACCGACACCAGCCGCCACCGGCAGCGGCGTCGGGGGTCGGGGGCTGGCCATGCCCCGCCGCCGCCGCACCCGCGCCCACACCCACGCCGCCCGGATCAACGCCGAACGCCGCCTCAACCAACACACCCTCGAACAGAACGCGAAACCACCACCGTTCTGA
- a CDS encoding site-2 protease family protein encodes MNIRPLHQSVRPSPVFLAIVALTAAGGGLAWFCQDTVRPLSYVAVFIFVVAGWLVSLCLHEFGHAYTAWRFGDRDVEIRGYLTLNPLKYSSPLLSIALPLAIIAIGGIGLPGGAVYVRTSWMTPRQRTQVSLAGPLANAVLAVLLLAVTALFFDSAHGVFWSGVAFLGFLQVTALLLNLLPVPGLDGYGALEPHLSADTRRALEPAKQWGFIILFILLMVPQLNRVFFDVVFWFVDLSGVPQQLVAIGGQLTRFWSAWV; translated from the coding sequence GTGAACATCCGGCCCCTGCATCAATCGGTGCGTCCCAGCCCGGTCTTCCTGGCGATCGTTGCGCTCACGGCGGCAGGTGGGGGCCTGGCCTGGTTCTGCCAGGACACCGTGCGCCCGCTCTCGTACGTGGCGGTGTTCATCTTCGTCGTCGCGGGCTGGCTGGTGTCGTTGTGCCTGCACGAGTTCGGCCATGCCTATACCGCGTGGCGGTTCGGCGACCGCGATGTCGAGATCCGCGGCTACCTGACCCTGAACCCGCTGAAGTACTCCAGCCCACTGCTGTCGATCGCGCTGCCCCTGGCGATCATCGCCATCGGCGGGATCGGCCTGCCGGGTGGTGCCGTGTACGTGCGGACGTCCTGGATGACCCCCAGGCAGCGCACGCAGGTCAGCCTGGCCGGTCCGTTGGCCAATGCGGTCCTGGCGGTGCTGCTGCTAGCCGTCACGGCCCTGTTCTTCGACTCCGCCCATGGCGTGTTCTGGTCCGGCGTGGCCTTCCTGGGCTTCCTGCAGGTGACGGCGCTGCTGCTGAATCTGCTTCCGGTCCCCGGCCTGGACGGCTACGGCGCACTGGAACCGCATCTGAGTGCCGACACCCGCCGGGCACTGGAACCGGCCAAGCAGTGGGGATTCATCATCCTGTTCATCCTGCTGATGGTCCCCCAGCTCAACCGGGTGTTCTTCGACGTGGTGTTCTGGTTCGTCGACCTGTCCGGGGTGCCCCAGCAGCTGGTGGCCATCGGCGGACAGCTGACCCGGTTCTGGTCCGCCTGGGTCTGA
- a CDS encoding ferredoxin: protein MHIDADRDACISAGNCVMVAEAVFDQDEDGIVVLLNDEVPAGEEDHAREAVKLCPAGALREAP from the coding sequence ATGCATATCGATGCCGACCGCGACGCGTGTATCTCCGCGGGCAACTGCGTGATGGTGGCCGAGGCCGTGTTCGACCAGGACGAGGACGGCATCGTGGTGCTGCTCAATGACGAGGTGCCCGCCGGCGAAGAGGATCACGCCCGCGAGGCCGTCAAGCTCTGCCCGGCCGGCGCACTGCGCGAAGCGCCGTAG
- a CDS encoding MarR family winged helix-turn-helix transcriptional regulator, with protein MPPQRHRADLEAQIAADARALTAESEQIGRSFASQHDLGANDFRALLHIMVAESAGTPLTAGDLRKLLGTSGAAITYLVERMIASGHLRRDIDPADRRKVILRHDEHGLTVGRKFFAPLAQLNSRALADLPDADLEAAHRVLTALVGAMQEFSGG; from the coding sequence ATGCCACCGCAGCGCCACCGCGCCGATCTGGAAGCCCAGATCGCGGCGGACGCGCGGGCACTGACCGCCGAGTCCGAACAGATCGGCCGTTCCTTCGCGAGTCAGCACGACCTGGGCGCCAATGACTTTCGGGCGCTCCTGCACATCATGGTGGCCGAATCCGCGGGAACCCCGCTGACCGCCGGGGATCTGCGCAAGCTGCTCGGGACCTCGGGTGCGGCCATCACCTACCTGGTGGAGCGGATGATCGCCTCCGGGCACCTGCGCCGCGATATCGATCCCGCCGACCGGCGAAAGGTGATCCTGCGCCACGACGAGCACGGCCTGACCGTCGGCCGGAAGTTCTTCGCCCCGCTGGCCCAGCTCAACTCACGTGCCCTGGCCGACCTGCCCGATGCGGACCTGGAGGCGGCTCATCGGGTGCTCACCGCGCTCGTCGGCGCCATGCAGGAGTTCAGCGGCGGTTGA
- a CDS encoding cytochrome P450: MTLTEEPRLPVHMRRNGFDPTPELAALRDSAGVQSVTGPLGNRAYLITRHDDVKAVLADHEHFSNSRPPGFTLPGAPEVSVEEQASARAGNLLAQDPPEHQRLRRFLTPEFTIRRMKRLEPRITEIVDQRLDAMAAAAAPVGGERSDGGSSTDLISEFALPIPSLVICELLGVPYEDRADFQERSGRQLDLSLPIAQRMTLQRESRDYMRGLVLTARRTPGEDILGMLIREHGTELTDDELVGIAGLLLLAGHETTSNMLGLGTLALLRHPDQLALIRDDPDAVAPAIEELLRWLSVVQHAIPRFTTADVEVAGTVIPAGNLVFASLPSGNRDPGFVADPDVLDVRRGAPGHLAFGHGVHHCLGAPLARMEMRIAFPALFRRFPGLELAEDFADVEFRSFHFIYGLRSLAVTWRDEKG, encoded by the coding sequence ATGACCCTCACCGAGGAGCCGAGACTGCCGGTGCACATGCGGCGCAACGGCTTCGACCCAACACCAGAACTGGCCGCCCTCCGGGATTCGGCGGGCGTGCAGTCCGTCACCGGCCCGCTGGGCAACCGGGCTTACCTGATCACCCGGCACGACGACGTCAAGGCCGTCCTCGCTGATCACGAGCACTTCTCCAACAGCCGACCGCCCGGTTTCACCCTGCCCGGGGCACCGGAGGTCTCGGTGGAGGAGCAGGCCAGTGCGCGGGCGGGCAATCTGCTGGCGCAGGATCCGCCGGAGCATCAACGGCTGCGCCGATTCCTCACCCCGGAGTTCACCATCCGCCGGATGAAGCGGCTGGAGCCGCGGATCACCGAGATCGTCGACCAGCGGTTGGACGCGATGGCTGCGGCAGCGGCGCCAGTCGGGGGCGAGCGAAGCGACGGGGGATCAAGCACAGATCTGATCTCCGAATTCGCGCTGCCCATACCGTCGCTGGTGATCTGCGAGCTGCTCGGCGTGCCGTACGAGGACCGCGCCGACTTCCAGGAACGCTCGGGGCGCCAGCTCGACCTGTCGCTGCCGATCGCGCAGCGGATGACGTTGCAGCGCGAAAGCCGCGATTACATGCGGGGGCTGGTACTCACCGCTCGACGCACTCCCGGCGAGGACATCCTCGGCATGCTGATCCGCGAGCACGGCACCGAACTGACCGACGACGAACTGGTCGGCATCGCCGGTCTGCTGTTGCTGGCCGGCCACGAGACCACGTCGAACATGCTGGGGCTGGGCACGCTGGCGTTGCTGCGCCACCCTGACCAACTGGCGTTGATCCGCGACGATCCCGACGCCGTCGCACCCGCCATCGAGGAACTGCTGCGCTGGCTGTCGGTGGTACAGCACGCGATTCCGCGGTTCACCACCGCCGATGTCGAGGTGGCCGGGACAGTGATTCCGGCGGGCAACCTGGTGTTCGCCTCGCTGCCGTCGGGCAATCGGGACCCCGGGTTCGTCGCCGACCCCGATGTTCTCGACGTGCGCCGCGGCGCGCCGGGGCACCTCGCCTTCGGCCACGGCGTGCACCACTGCCTGGGTGCGCCGCTGGCCCGGATGGAGATGCGTATCGCGTTCCCGGCGTTGTTCCGCCGGTTTCCCGGACTGGAGCTGGCCGAGGATTTCGCCGATGTCGAATTCCGGTCGTTCCACTTCATCTACGGACTACGTTCGTTGGCAGTGACGTGGAGGGATGAGAAGGGGTGA
- a CDS encoding cold-shock protein, which translates to MAQGTVKWFNSEKGFGFIAPDGGAADVFVHYSEITGNGYRSLEENARVQFEVEQGAKGPQAVGVSLI; encoded by the coding sequence ATGGCACAGGGCACTGTGAAATGGTTCAACAGTGAAAAAGGCTTCGGCTTCATCGCTCCCGATGGTGGGGCTGCCGACGTTTTCGTTCACTACTCCGAGATCACCGGAAACGGTTACCGCTCGCTCGAGGAGAACGCTCGCGTTCAGTTCGAGGTCGAGCAGGGCGCGAAAGGCCCGCAGGCGGTAGGCGTCTCGCTCATCTGA
- a CDS encoding 5'-methylthioadenosine/adenosylhomocysteine nucleosidase, whose amino-acid sequence MTIGVLCAIPDELASFAELMGDVVHTEMAQWTFAAGSIDGHRVVAAESGMGKVNAATATTLLINRFGCDAVIFTGVAGGLSPELAIGDIVVAEKIVAMDSGIIEEEQLSLYQPGHVRFFNPTDELGFSVDENLLGRVQRKLSSVLLPFLDAEAGGQDRAPLITFGTIVSGDAYLHCDATRMRLHRDLGGSAIEMEGAAVAQVCAAFGVPWLVIRALSDLAGHDPDIDFTLYTTQVAHAAVHIVHSLLPILA is encoded by the coding sequence ATGACGATTGGCGTGTTGTGCGCGATCCCGGACGAGCTGGCCAGTTTCGCCGAACTCATGGGGGACGTCGTGCACACCGAGATGGCGCAGTGGACGTTCGCCGCCGGATCCATCGACGGGCATCGCGTGGTGGCCGCCGAGTCCGGGATGGGCAAGGTGAACGCCGCGACCGCGACCACCCTGTTGATCAACAGGTTCGGCTGCGACGCCGTCATCTTCACCGGTGTCGCAGGCGGACTCAGCCCGGAACTGGCCATCGGCGATATCGTCGTCGCCGAGAAGATCGTGGCCATGGACTCCGGAATCATTGAAGAGGAACAGCTTTCGCTGTATCAGCCCGGACACGTACGGTTCTTCAACCCGACCGACGAACTCGGTTTCAGCGTGGACGAAAACCTGCTGGGCCGGGTGCAGCGCAAACTGTCCTCGGTCCTGCTTCCGTTTCTCGACGCCGAAGCCGGCGGACAAGACCGTGCACCGCTGATCACGTTCGGCACCATCGTGTCCGGCGATGCCTACCTGCACTGCGATGCCACCCGGATGCGCCTGCACCGTGATCTGGGCGGGTCGGCCATCGAGATGGAAGGCGCCGCGGTGGCCCAGGTCTGCGCCGCGTTCGGTGTGCCCTGGCTGGTGATACGCGCCCTGTCGGACCTCGCCGGACACGACCCAGATATCGACTTCACCCTGTACACCACCCAGGTTGCCCACGCTGCGGTGCACATCGTGCACTCCTTGCTGCCGATCCTCGCCTGA
- a CDS encoding PaaI family thioesterase, with protein MTGDRPESVFEQHGGFPVFTPADPGPGFARFLTAMRRAQDLAVSADPDSATWDEAADRVEALVALLEPYQADEGVGPASRMPSLPGAGSLLMPPWLVTKFDPDGVELEVQFSRYHVGGNYAVHGGVLPLLFDSVFGMVIHAAGRPISRTAYLHVEYRKVTPIDTPLIARGRVTEAEGRKAFVEAQLLDRAENVLAESNGLMIRLLPGQP; from the coding sequence GTGACAGGGGACCGGCCGGAGTCGGTTTTCGAACAGCACGGCGGCTTCCCGGTCTTCACCCCTGCCGACCCGGGCCCCGGCTTCGCGCGGTTCCTCACCGCGATGCGCCGGGCTCAGGACCTCGCGGTGTCGGCGGACCCCGACAGTGCCACCTGGGACGAGGCAGCGGACCGCGTGGAGGCACTCGTCGCGCTGCTGGAGCCGTATCAGGCCGATGAGGGCGTCGGCCCGGCCAGCCGGATGCCGAGTCTGCCCGGTGCGGGCAGTCTGCTGATGCCGCCGTGGCTGGTCACCAAGTTCGATCCCGACGGTGTCGAATTGGAGGTGCAGTTCAGCCGCTATCACGTCGGCGGGAACTACGCGGTGCACGGTGGCGTGCTGCCGCTGCTGTTCGATTCGGTGTTCGGCATGGTGATCCACGCGGCCGGCCGGCCGATCAGCCGGACCGCCTACCTGCACGTCGAGTACCGCAAGGTGACTCCGATCGACACCCCGCTGATCGCCCGCGGACGGGTCACCGAGGCCGAAGGGCGCAAGGCATTCGTCGAGGCCCAACTGCTCGACCGTGCGGAGAATGTGCTCGCCGAGAGCAACGGTTTGATGATCAGGCTGCTGCCGGGTCAACCCTAG
- a CDS encoding MMPL family transporter, translating to MSARLSWALALIVVVTSGALMALLGAGDSASQSPVSVPAAAESARADALRADFPGGDRVPAIIVVTRTDGAVLSAADITAAGAGARVSEDGKAAVVVAPLPADLSGFALNDAVRDLRAETAKRLPPGLQAQVTGGPAFGADIANSFAGANITLLAVTATVVALLLIITYRSPVLWLVPLLVIAFADRVGSVVGSAVASGVGLSPDGSTGGITSVLVFGAGTNYALLLISRYREELHVREDHRDALRVALRAAAPAILASNATVVLALLTLLFASAPSNRSLGVQSAAGLVVAAVFVLLVLPPLLGLCGRKLFWPFVPTTGSHAKPLTESGIWHRIAAGVARRPAVVATVALAGLAALCAGLFTTPVGLSQTQQFRVQAESVAGYDTLAAHFPGGLTDPTRVIGPSASADAIQRAIAGTPGVTSVLPAGQSNTGLTQWSVVLDAAPASSKAFTIVDALRDSVHRVDGAAVVGGSDAQARDTAAAAQRDRLVVIPAILAVVLAVLFVLLRSMLAPVLLVAVTVLSALAALGLGGWASVHLFGFPALDNGTPLFAFLFLVALGVDYTIFLVTRAHEETPAFGNRQGIVRAVSATGAVITSAGIVLAAVFCVLGVLPLIVLTQLGIIVGLGILLDTFVVRTVIIPALFTLIGPRIWWPGLHADR from the coding sequence ATGTCTGCTCGCCTCTCGTGGGCCCTGGCCCTGATCGTCGTGGTCACCTCCGGTGCCCTGATGGCCCTGCTCGGTGCGGGCGATTCCGCATCGCAGTCACCGGTGTCCGTCCCGGCCGCCGCCGAATCGGCCCGCGCAGACGCACTGCGGGCCGACTTCCCGGGCGGTGATCGCGTTCCGGCGATCATCGTGGTGACGCGCACGGACGGGGCGGTGCTGTCCGCGGCCGATATCACCGCCGCCGGCGCCGGGGCACGCGTCTCCGAGGACGGTAAGGCTGCCGTGGTGGTCGCGCCGCTGCCCGCGGACTTGTCCGGCTTCGCACTCAACGACGCGGTGCGCGACCTGCGCGCCGAGACCGCCAAGCGCTTGCCGCCAGGTCTGCAGGCACAGGTCACCGGCGGCCCCGCGTTCGGCGCCGATATCGCCAATTCCTTTGCCGGAGCCAATATCACGCTCCTGGCCGTGACCGCGACGGTGGTGGCGTTGCTGCTCATCATCACCTACCGCTCGCCGGTGCTGTGGCTGGTACCGCTGCTGGTCATCGCCTTCGCCGACCGGGTGGGCAGCGTCGTGGGGTCGGCGGTGGCCTCGGGCGTGGGGCTCAGCCCGGACGGATCCACCGGCGGTATCACCAGCGTGCTGGTCTTCGGCGCGGGCACCAACTATGCGCTGCTGCTGATCTCGCGCTATCGCGAGGAACTGCACGTACGCGAAGACCACCGCGACGCGCTGCGCGTGGCACTGCGCGCCGCCGCCCCGGCCATCCTGGCCAGTAACGCCACCGTGGTGCTGGCCCTGCTGACCCTGCTGTTCGCGTCGGCGCCGAGCAACCGCAGCCTCGGTGTGCAGTCCGCCGCCGGTTTGGTGGTCGCAGCAGTCTTCGTGCTGCTGGTGCTGCCCCCACTGCTGGGGTTGTGCGGGCGCAAGCTGTTCTGGCCGTTCGTCCCGACGACCGGGTCGCATGCCAAACCGCTTACCGAGAGCGGTATCTGGCACCGCATCGCCGCCGGGGTGGCCCGCCGACCGGCCGTGGTCGCGACGGTGGCCCTGGCCGGCCTGGCCGCCCTGTGCGCCGGGCTGTTCACCACCCCGGTCGGGTTGTCCCAGACCCAGCAGTTCCGGGTGCAGGCCGAATCGGTGGCCGGGTACGACACCCTGGCCGCCCATTTCCCCGGTGGACTGACCGATCCCACCCGCGTCATCGGCCCCAGCGCCTCGGCCGACGCGATCCAGCGCGCCATCGCGGGCACCCCGGGCGTGACGTCGGTCCTCCCTGCGGGACAGTCGAACACGGGGTTGACACAATGGTCGGTGGTGCTCGACGCCGCGCCCGCCTCCTCGAAGGCGTTCACCATCGTTGACGCCCTTCGCGATTCGGTGCACCGCGTGGACGGCGCCGCAGTGGTGGGCGGCTCGGATGCCCAGGCCCGCGACACCGCCGCGGCGGCCCAGCGAGACCGACTGGTGGTGATCCCGGCGATCCTGGCCGTGGTGCTGGCGGTGCTGTTCGTCCTGCTGCGCTCGATGCTGGCGCCGGTGCTCCTGGTGGCGGTGACGGTGCTCAGTGCGTTGGCGGCGCTGGGCCTCGGCGGCTGGGCCAGCGTGCACCTGTTCGGATTCCCCGCGCTGGACAACGGAACCCCGCTGTTCGCCTTCCTGTTCCTGGTGGCGCTGGGTGTGGACTACACCATCTTCCTGGTCACCCGCGCACACGAGGAGACCCCGGCCTTCGGCAACCGGCAGGGCATCGTGCGGGCGGTGTCGGCGACCGGTGCCGTGATCACCAGCGCGGGCATCGTGCTGGCCGCGGTGTTCTGCGTGCTCGGGGTCCTGCCGCTGATCGTGCTGACCCAGCTGGGCATCATCGTCGGCCTGGGCATCCTGCTGGACACGTTCGTGGTGCGCACCGTCATCATCCCGGCGCTGTTCACCCTGATCGGGCCGCGCATCTGGTGGCCGGGACTGCACGCCGACCGATAG
- a CDS encoding peptidase M50, whose protein sequence is MTTTDSGQEISVLLFGDRRIPRTLADCPAVMIVEPADVDAAFTAGRLAVAGSDADVATVLSRLLRADRLDIEVAVVPPFRSGRRARTGRARRVPLIRDETGAVLVGAGYWLPPDDSARQIEGEAVVDDTVLFDGTATAVRIEPTDAPPGLRASVLSPRMRARRWVAGRAVQLGTTGAMVVRDGVQVPRPVRRSTFYRHTQGWLRVD, encoded by the coding sequence TTGACCACCACAGACAGCGGCCAAGAGATCAGCGTGCTGCTCTTCGGTGACCGTCGCATCCCCCGCACATTGGCCGACTGTCCTGCGGTGATGATCGTAGAGCCGGCCGATGTCGACGCTGCATTCACGGCGGGCCGACTTGCCGTGGCGGGCTCGGATGCCGACGTCGCGACGGTGCTGAGCAGGCTGCTGCGGGCCGATCGACTCGATATCGAGGTCGCCGTGGTGCCGCCGTTCCGGTCCGGTCGGCGGGCACGCACCGGGCGGGCCCGCCGGGTCCCGCTGATCCGGGACGAGACCGGCGCGGTTCTCGTCGGCGCCGGATACTGGCTGCCGCCGGACGACTCCGCTCGACAGATCGAGGGCGAGGCGGTCGTGGACGACACCGTGCTCTTCGACGGCACGGCCACCGCGGTCCGGATCGAGCCGACCGACGCGCCACCAGGGCTACGGGCCAGCGTGCTCAGCCCGCGTATGCGGGCCCGCCGCTGGGTCGCCGGCCGCGCGGTGCAGCTGGGCACCACCGGAGCCATGGTGGTGCGCGACGGGGTCCAGGTGCCGCGCCCGGTCCGGCGGTCGACGTTCTACCGGCACACGCAGGGGTGGCTGCGGGTGGACTGA
- a CDS encoding adenylosuccinate synthase — MPAIVLIGAQWGDEGKGKATDLLGGRVQWVVRYQGGNNAGHTVVLPTGENFALHLIPSGILTPGVTNVIGNGVVVDPGVLLKELSGLEERGVDTSGLLISADAHLLMPYHVAIDKVTERYMGSKKIGTTGRGIGPCYQDKIARIGIRVADVLDEEQLSNKIEAALDFKNQVLVKIYNRKALDPAEVVENLLEQAEGFKHRIADARLLLNQALEAGETVLLEGSQGTLLDVDHGTYPFVTSSNPTAGGAAVGSGIGPTRITTVLGILKAYTTRVGSGPFPTELFDEHGAYLAKTGGEVGVTTGRPRRCGWFDAVIARYATRVNGITDYFLTKLDVLSSLETVPVCVGYTVDGKRTDEMPMTQADIARAEPIYEELPGWWEDISTAREFDELPAKARDYVLRLEELAGAHVSCIGVGPGREQTIVRRDVLGAR, encoded by the coding sequence ATGCCGGCAATCGTGCTCATCGGGGCCCAGTGGGGTGACGAGGGCAAAGGTAAGGCCACCGATCTTCTCGGTGGACGCGTGCAATGGGTTGTGCGCTACCAGGGCGGTAACAACGCGGGTCACACCGTGGTGCTGCCCACGGGCGAGAACTTCGCGTTGCACCTCATCCCCTCGGGCATCCTCACCCCAGGCGTCACCAACGTCATCGGCAACGGTGTCGTGGTGGACCCAGGGGTGCTGCTCAAGGAGCTGTCGGGGCTGGAGGAGCGCGGCGTCGACACGTCCGGCCTGCTGATCTCTGCCGACGCCCACCTGCTCATGCCGTATCACGTCGCCATCGACAAGGTGACCGAGCGCTACATGGGCAGCAAGAAGATCGGCACCACCGGCCGCGGGATCGGTCCCTGCTATCAGGACAAGATCGCCCGCATCGGCATCCGGGTGGCCGATGTGCTCGACGAGGAACAGCTGTCCAACAAGATCGAGGCCGCCCTGGACTTCAAGAACCAGGTGCTGGTCAAGATCTACAACCGCAAGGCGCTGGACCCGGCCGAAGTGGTGGAGAACCTGTTGGAGCAGGCCGAGGGCTTCAAGCACCGCATCGCCGACGCCCGGCTGCTGCTCAACCAGGCGCTGGAGGCCGGCGAGACCGTGCTGCTCGAGGGCTCGCAGGGGACGCTGCTCGACGTCGATCACGGCACGTATCCGTTCGTGACGTCGTCCAACCCGACCGCCGGCGGCGCGGCGGTGGGCTCCGGTATCGGGCCCACCCGCATCACCACGGTGCTCGGCATCCTGAAGGCCTACACCACCCGGGTGGGCTCGGGCCCATTCCCCACCGAACTGTTCGACGAGCATGGCGCCTACCTGGCCAAAACGGGCGGTGAGGTCGGGGTGACCACCGGCCGGCCGCGTCGCTGTGGCTGGTTCGATGCCGTCATCGCCCGGTACGCGACGCGGGTCAACGGCATCACCGACTACTTCCTGACCAAGCTCGACGTGCTCTCCAGCCTGGAGACGGTGCCGGTGTGCGTGGGCTACACCGTCGACGGCAAGCGCACCGACGAGATGCCGATGACGCAGGCCGATATCGCCCGCGCCGAGCCGATCTACGAGGAACTGCCCGGCTGGTGGGAGGACATCTCCACCGCGCGCGAGTTCGACGAGCTGCCCGCCAAGGCACGTGACTACGTGCTGCGGCTGGAGGAGCTGGCCGGCGCGCACGTGTCGTGCATCGGTGTCGGCCCGGGCCGGGAACAGACGATCGTGCGCCGCGACGTGCTTGGCGCGAGGTGA